In the Ctenopharyngodon idella isolate HZGC_01 chromosome 21, HZGC01, whole genome shotgun sequence genome, aatgtttattttttttcataataaacctgCCGCTTATATACATTCGTGATTCTTCGAGTTTTTCCGGCGGTGAGGGGGAAGGGTGTGGAATCGTGCACAGAAATCAGCAACAacaagaatatttgtttttataatgttgctatcagcaaacactaacaggtacattagtgttagtattttgaagtattaactgtccatacattgcattttaaaaagaatctgttgaGGCTGTTGTTggtgaatagaatatattttttctttgtatctgtcaaaatattatcctacaatatatgtgacatcaaataagggttagcacaaaagtaatctaaatgtaatccaaaagtagtcagattactttaccaaaaatgtgtaatctaagagattatattactgattacCAATTTTGTCAAGTAATTTGCAATCAGTAACTGATTAAAATTCATAAGTAATCAACCCAGCTCTGTATATATATCTTTGATattaagttttatatatatatacatataaatttaatataaaaatatatataatttaaacacaTATAGGGagtcataacaaaaaaaaaatagatttttaataacaaaaaacatgCTGTTCTGTAGTTGGTATAGTATGTAGTTACGtataaaatatatgttaaatattaCGCACAGAAACGACTCAAACgaaacataaacacacagacagcCACATGTCAGCCAGACTCGcactaaacaaacacatttacacGACACTGGCAGAATTTTTCTTCTCACCATGATGTGATCTGTGGTGTTGAAGTGTTTATAGAGCTCTCAAGTGTTGTTTAATCCGCTGTTTGGTGTCTAGCTCTgatattttgatggttttatTTAAGACTCGAGTTCGCGATGTTCTTCACTCAGAGTCTGTTCTATAGAGGAAGCGCGTCTGTAAAAAAGCCTCCGGTCACAACATCCTCCTCATTCACAGCAATGCCTGCAAACATACGCCTGTTTTGAGTATTAACCACTCTTGATATATATTCTGAAAagagatatattaaatatatgtttCAGTTAATGTCCGTGGTGCTGAATAAACAATAATTCAGAAACATTAGGAACCAAATATTTGAGTCTTTGTTCTCTCTAGGATCATTGTAGACGTAACACACATAGGACAGCATGGCTGATGAACCTCCTGAGAAgaaaattaaaccaaataaactCTCAAATAATGAggtttgaactttttttttttgttttacattattGTGCTTGTTATACATTTGAAGCTATAAAAATGAAGTTCATTATCAAGCTGTTTTGTGTCACATTAATGATTTAAAACTAgtaaattctctgtttatgtcagTTTAATGTCACGTGTTTATAATATTTCCATTTGTAGGGTGAAGAGAGAATAAACTGGAGGAAACGGAAAGAACAAAGTAAGTGACAGCTTGAAAATATTCTACATTTAAAGAACAGTTTTTGACATCAAGCTGGGATTTCTGTTTCGTATAAAAGACGCATTAATAATagtcaggaaaaaaatattttttgaaataaagctgTTTATCAAACCTTTCgactaaatataaatgtttgcaTATGTGTTATGTTTTGTATAATATTTGATCCATCAAgacttttatggctcatatagtacGGGTAGTATGGAGCTCATATTCACGGAGGAATAAAACacagttttattcagaggctcaaactgagcaaaaatattcaatttgttgcagatgctgatatttatatttacaaaaagtaAGATAAAATTCCGATGATTCTATTGTAattcaatgagatctttataacatacataaaatgcatataaatatcagtcatCACTCcatatctgccaataatatgtcttagtaagatgatatttaaatgcttagttttatgatcaaagctctgctGTTTTAAAACctataatgcaatgcaaaacaatgatgattgagagatgaacaaataaaccttgtTCATATTTGATGCTCATATTTCAACAGTGTTCACCTTGAACTCTCACGATCACATTACACATGATGTGTGCTGAATCTGTGTCTTCATCCCCAGAGAAAGAGGAGAAGAGACGAAGGAAAGAGGGCAAACTCATCCAGCAGCTGGAGAAACAGGAGCAGAAACAGAAGAAAGAGGAGGAAAACAAGCAGCAGCTTCAGCAGAAAGAGAAGGAAAGTAAAGGTGAGCAACACTGCAGAGCTTTGGTATGTTAGAAATTGCATACTACCACTACTACATTGTGTACATCCCACTATAATGTGTACTATaccaggggttttcaatcttttagcTGCCATACTGACTCTCAGAGATGATCATCCTCGTGCAAAGGACCCCGTGCTAAAATTTAAATAGCAGCATTATATTAAAAACCCAATTTAAACTGTGAatgaataatattataaatgtctaaatttatttttattgttacattattattttttttctatttacgATAGTACTATATAATgcactgtttgtttatttatttcaattttattatagtatttgttcttttttcacCATTTTGCTCTAAACTTTTCCCTGGCCCCAGTTTGAACTATATAGTACTATAACAGAGTAAAACCGTCCTTATTTGTCTTGTCAGGTCGAGTGTATACGTTGAGCGTGGCTCTGCCAGGCTCAGTGATGGATAACGCTCAGTCACCAGAGCTGCGGACGTACCTGGCGGGTCAGATCGCCCGGGCGTGTGGTGTGTTCTGTGTGGATGAGGTGGTCATATTTGACGAGCTGGGCGAGAACGCGAAGTGAGTCgctacttttatattttttgtcattgaTTTACATAGCACTGCATCTAGACAACAAATTCTGTGATTTGGCCTAAAATAATTACCTAATTTGATTATGCGGAGTCCAAAAATATCAACAAAAGTCATTACGTACAGTTTACATCACAGTTGGAATTTTAAGAATGAAGATATTTCAACGTATTTATCATATGTATGTAAAGTAtaagtttatgtgtgtgtgtgtgtatatatatatatatatatatatatatatataagtttatCAAAATAACAGAAGGAGTCAAAGGTTTCGGTTTTAATTACAAAAAGACGtattgaaaaaaagtatcatttaGATTATAATCTgcaaaatattttcagttttaaaggggacctattatgcaaaattcacttttataaggtgtttgaacacagatgtgtccacagtgtgtatAAACAACCAGCCTGTAATGGTAAAAatcacccactccttttttataatccccataatcataaacagtctcttcAAACACACGGTTCCAGATTTCCTCCTACACTTACCAaagccccgcccatgactggaGGCCGCCATTTCTGTTTACTCACTGTAGCTGCTGGAGATATACAATgtctgtgccaaaaaaacattacaaatgttttgttaatgGATGTATCAACAaacataagagtctccatagaTCTGCATCTgagtcatttataaataaaatgtgccTAAGAAAGTCtgtaaagtgttatatatttgcgcaaatcattttacaccggTGTGATGATTTGTGCTACCCGCTCAGATTTTGCTACCTCCCATTAAAACAGTAGGTAGCACACAATGCGAGTATAGTGTTGGTAGCACAATCTGATAGGTAGCGTtattgaatcaactccacagcaactacataaatttatccactaatcgttcagaaacgtccagtttcattctaaaagttgtaacttcttcctgagtctctccatcagtgtcgactccggtttgaacaatgtaaggctgaacaccgttactgacaatcctcattttggctgcgtgagattctccagctttgttgttgttgagcaaccgaagcacaagctgttaaagctccgccctcttctggaaagtgggccgggagcagcagctcatttgcatttaaagggacacacacaaaaacggcgtgtttttgctcaaataggggcaaatttgacaagctataacaaatgatctgtggggtattttgagctgaaacttcagacacattctggggacgccagagacttatattacatcttgtaaaaggggcattatggGTCCCTTTAATGTCAattaaattgcatataaaatgtcCATTTTAATGTCAAAGAACTTAAATATAAACACAAGGTTATAAATATGCTTTTTTCACAAAATCTGTAATTTTCTGTCACTGTTTGGATGCAATAAAAATCCCAAAGATGTAGCCAAAAACATTgtgcaccttttgacgtccagaaaggtagtaaaaccatcaacgtgactacagtggtgcaaacttaatattatgaagtgacgagaatactttttgtgcgcaaaaacaaaacaaaataacgactttattcaacaaatctgtCTGTCCTCTGTCATTCTGCTATGCTATtttcattgcagagcttccgtgtttatgtccaaacggcagctcagtattggccgacaataatgagtcggcgtaaAGTGTGATGTGCTACAGCAAAACAGGCACTATTTTTGGAATCAGCACCCCAAAATTAGGTAGAAACAAGTATTGGATATCATTCAGCAAATATGATGCAGTGTTATCAGGTGCTGACAATTTAAATGCATAGATATGCAGTTTTGCTTTTTGAATGCATAGTACAAGCTTCAAAACATTATCTTAATATTTCAGGAGCGTTGAGGGAGAGTTCAGAGGCATTGGAAAGAAAGGCCAGGCCTGCGTCCAGCTCGCACGCATCTTGCAATACCTCGAGTGTCCACAGTGAGTGCTGTTGCAATCAGATTTATGTCATATGAATGTGCATGTAGATGTTTAGGCATCATATCTGTGTTGTGTGCAGATATCTGCGGAAATCTTTCTTCCCGAAGCATCCAGACCTGCAGTTTGCTGGTGAGTTTCACATAATCTAATACTGATCCTGTTTTAGATCTGAATGTTTGCATAAGcagtttaaatgtgtttcaggtcTGTTGAATCCTCTGGACAGCCCGCATCACATGCGCATGGATGAGGAGGCGGAGTTTCGAGAGGGGGTCGTACTCGATCGGCCCAGCAAACCGGGGAAAGGGTCCTTCGTCAACTGCGGGATGAGGAAGGTGTGTGTTTGAAGACATGCAGACTGATCTTTCATTGAACAGGAAATGACCTTATTTTGTCTACAGGAAGTTCAGATCGATAAGCAGCTAAAAACAGGACTGAGAGTGACTGTACAGCTCAACAAGAACCAAAACAAAGGTAAACACACTGCTTACACTATTCACATTTTGAAATggcttatattttttatttttcagttttattttaattttacttttactatttattaattgatgaactttgaaCATTGATACAGTTATTGAAATTAATATTGAACTGatttgagctgaataatgacacaattgtcttctgtagagctgcttatctgctgaaattgaatttgtttaataactgatgaattttgcaactTTAACAcagttattttcctgtttattacagtgaaactgctttgaaaccatctgtattgtataaagggCTAAACAGTATAAAAATGACCTTCAGCTGACTAGTTTTAGTCAACCTGATCTAActgcaattcgtacgtattttacgaggtggctaattcatacgaatttgtatGAGCTCactcgtatgaattcgtacgatttttactaaatcgtacgtattttatgagttgccaaattcgtataaatgacctacccctaaccccgcccctaaacctactcgTCACTGGGTTTTAGACAAATCGTACGAATTTGTACCAGTGAGGTCATACGAATTTGTACGAATAAAagtaaactctctctctctctctctctctatatatatatataaaatcttaaatacactggtttgtagcgcaAATAGTTTTACAGTTTTCTGTACTTTATTCCAATAGTTATTTACTTACAGAGTGTAAGTAGACacttcattttctccatagggaaattgattttgaacacTAACTTTTAAAGACAAACCTACTGTAAGTTATGAGTTTGTTAATCAGtagtatttgcttctgttgaagccgtCAGCCCTCATTATTTAAACTTGGTTTTAAAATAATcgtgtttaacagcagaattcggggtgaaaaactacattacccatgatgctgtacagaaaatcccaccaatcagagagtcaaAACAAGCAAAACGCACCAAAAGttctctttagctccgcccactaccatgaagcactgcgaatgatgTTATTGAGTTGATCTCTCTACACCAATGGGTTTTTACGCCAAGGCCCCCCTCCTCTCCGAATCAATACTGCacaaccctttttttttttcttcacaaaaacatttgtattgtaGTGTTATTACTTTTCAACACCATGTTATTATTTCAAGATAGATTTAAACTATCTTATTTTTTGCAAACATACTTTGCAGACAttctttacaacttaaaagtaCTTACTCTGCTCAGTAACACAGTAACTTAAACAAATAAGCACAAGTCAACCTGCCATACCAAACAAGATCACAGAGAGATACCAAAGGACTGAATTTAAATACTATGCGGATCCATTCAAAATGATTAAACACATATAACACCACTGATCCTCTCAAACttcaccaaaacacacttgtccGGCGAACATCCATTATAAAACACTCACAGTACATTAATTTTGACAACTACGCGAATATTGAACTGAAATATGATGTTATAGCGATCAGTGACTCGAGCGCACGTTTGCGCATAATAATGGACTCGCGCATGCCTTATTAACGACAAATGTTGCACCTAtctgtttgaaccgcgagaggcgtctaagcttacgctactcctacatctgAGTCATACATCGTTATTTGACACTCTCGTGAACGAGCGGACGGACGTTAccagtgattctagtttataaagttataaatatggatatttttcttacagaaaTGAATAGCTTTGCTtcggaaggcctttattaaccccctggagccgtatggattacttttatgatggatgaatgcgtTTTTTTTGGGCTTCGAAATCACGCTTACTATTcattcccattataaagcttggaagagccagaatattttttaatataactctgattgtgaaAATAGTTTTCAAATCTGTGACATTTTTTTGAAccctgtgtgtgtttcagagggGAGAGTGTATAAAGGTGCAGTTGTGGCTCCTCACGTCCCGAGGACAGAAGGTGGGCTGTACTGGGGCTACAGTGTCCGACTGGCTTCCTGTCTCAGTGAGTTCTTCCCATTTATTCATCTATTTCATCCTTTATTTCCCAGAAGCTAGTAGAACTGAAATTGAGTTCCTTTTATGTGTGTTTCTGTAGGCGCCGTATTCACAGAGTGTCCGTATAAAGGCGGGTATGATCTGACCATTGGCACGTCAGAGAAGGGAAACAACGCAGATCACGTCACTCTATCTCCATTCAAGTGAGTTTTGCATGGCTTTCTGCCGGTGTCTTTTTTTTATGgctgattattaatatatttagaaCTGTCACTGTCCCACTGGGACgtatttttaacaataatatcTTATTCTAAAACTAAAGTAATCTTGACAAACtgtatatcatttgaaagctttcagactttagtttttttaattaaattgtgaCGAGATATTGGGGCCGTTAAATGAAGTATTAATTCTTAATACATGGCCATTTTTTTAACTCAAACAAGGGAATGAACTagcaaatatttatatttatttcatttttttttttttatattttttgtctgtgtgtcgTGCAGGGCTCTGTACGCTTTCAAGCCAAGTGTTCAAAACatcatgtttaaaatataaagaaatatgaTAAATTTTACTTTTCTGATCATGTCTTGAGCATGACCTATAATACATATCTGGGTTCTTTCCTCATTTCCTTTTACATATTTGGTAAAGGTTGCATTCAAACCAAATGCTGCGATACAGCCCATACTACTTCTGAATGTGATGTCTACTTCTTAAACGGTCTAAATTCATTGGTTCCTTTCACTACAATCATATGAGATGTGGGTGCATCTTTAAATGGATCATCGGTGGCGCTTGGAGGTCAACTAGTGGGGAAGTTTGGTATTACGCCCAAACAAATTCTTActaaaagctcattttttgagatatcaacctcaaatttggaacacagcttGTTTAGATTTTTAGGTTTTAGCATAAAACacgttttataaaatatatactttaataactttattcacTTATAATCTGCCATGTGTCTGCTTTTCAAACTTCGGTCTCTATTTGCATCTGTAATTATGGCAATTTAAGTtggaaaaaaggttaaaaaagtTGAACTGACAGGTTTAAATATGCTGTTTTGATTTTCTGAGAAATAAAACTCAACTTCATTCTCTGTCAGGCACATGCTGGTGGTGTTTGGTGGACTTCAGGGGTTGGAGGCCAGTGTTGATGCCGATGAGAATCTGAACATCACTGAACCCAGCGTGCTCTTTGACCTTTACCTCAACACCTGCCCCGGGCAGGGCAGTCGCACCATCCGCACCGAggtgagaaagaaaatgcattttttgtaaagggcTCCATAGGGGggattaaaatttcctgataatttactcacccccatgtcatccaagatgtttatgtctttctttcttcagtcgaaaagaaattaaggtttttgaggaaaacattccaagttttttttttccatatagtggacttcactggggttcaacaggttgaaggcgcatcgcagagcagtgcaagacgagcatttgtggttaaaaagtatatttttgtcagaaaatggccgatggtttctctagataagacccttattcctcgtctgggatcatgtagagctatttgaagctgcactgaaactgacatttggaccttcaacccgttgaaccccagtgaagtccactatatggagaaaaatcctggaatgttttcctcaaaaaccttcatttcttttcacctggatgacatgggggtgagaaaattatcaggaaattttaattcagaagtgaactaatcctttaatctgtttaattcaatatttaatgtatgtttgaataaatccctAAATGGAGTAGAAGCAGttatatgtttaaaaaagttattataaaaactgccttatgtgcaatttaaatgtttgtatacaaatcaatttcattttaacctttaatattacagtaatgtagttgagagatttttttttttccttgtgaaAAAAttacatgtactgtacctgatatatatccaaatgaaCCCAGCCCcagaaaataaacaatattttttcccCTTAGAAATGTGTGTTTTGAGCAAAGTTCAGGTTCTTGTTTAACTGCTGCAgttcattaaatgtttttatcctTCATGCAGGAGGCCATATTGATCAGTTTATCAGGACTCAGGCAGAAAATCGCAGCTGTATTTCCTGACCTGTCCAAAGGATGACCACAGGAAGTGCATTTAAAGGACTATAACTGTCAGGAAGTGCAGCAACTGGATGAGCTGACCAAGTGTGCACTCATATCTGTAAAATCAAAAGCCTTTGAACTTATGAATTTAAAGTGTAAACAGCTTTTGCATTCTTTATCAATGTACATTTTGTGAATCATTTTGTATTGActctttattaaaatattactttgtATCAGTGAACTGTCAAATTGGATATGTTAGAACCATAAACAAATTATGAAACTCATAAGTCTGTTTTTAAacgtatacatttattttttcaagacAGGCATGTAAAGAACATTCATAATGAGCAATGAGCAAAACAATCCGCTCATATACTGTCATAATACTGCAACCATGAGTAATAATCATCATTATCATAATGGTACATACTGATTTCAGTCTGAAACCCTGTCCAGATCAGTTCATCTTAATACAATGCCCCATTACCCACAATCCCTCTGCTCTTGTGCTTGGGCATTTTAAAGAACGAAATGAAAGAAACAATGAGGTTTCAACATTAAGGGTGATAATTGAGATCATTTCGAGCAGGActtgaaaattaaatttaaaaatttaacgTTTCGGATGTTTACAGTGAAATTTGTCATTCAAATCTACGAGTTCTTCTCATGCTTGTTGATTATTTTCAAGATCAACTGAATTCTGTATGAACCCGAGCGGTTTTGTTATTTATCAGCTGTTATTTATGGGTCTTGTACAAATCGAAGGCAAGACATTCAAAGCAGCACGTAAGTTACCTGGACTACCTGTTACCAACAACAACTTGAGTTCTCCAATGCACAGTGCCAGAAAAGGCATCGTCCAATGAGAGAAGAGCATTTACAACAGTCATATGAAAATACTCATTTAGAAATAAAGCGATTCGGCGTGATATTTAAACGTGTGTGTTTTTACACTAACAGCTGTAGCCAGGAAAATTCAAACTGTACAACTGATCAATAACATCAGAACTACTTGTTAAAAAGGTCGTCATAAACCGAAAGGCCTCTACACACCGCTGACATCACTTTAAACGCAACACAGTATGTTTGTGATTGTTGGTGTTGatgaatatttgtatatatttttcttcttgTTGGTTGAACTTCACAGAGAtatgtccaggtcatatttcacccacaATCAAAAGAAAAGCCAATATTAGGTCcagtaagatgttttgtgatgcatttaaaattaaaattatgtaatttgcaTTGCGGAAAAATCCCaacattgttattttagta is a window encoding:
- the spout1 gene encoding putative methyltransferase C9orf114 homolog; protein product: MADEPPEKKIKPNKLSNNEGEERINWRKRKEQKKEEKRRRKEGKLIQQLEKQEQKQKKEEENKQQLQQKEKESKGRVYTLSVALPGSVMDNAQSPELRTYLAGQIARACGVFCVDEVVIFDELGENAKSVEGEFRGIGKKGQACVQLARILQYLECPQYLRKSFFPKHPDLQFAGLLNPLDSPHHMRMDEEAEFREGVVLDRPSKPGKGSFVNCGMRKEVQIDKQLKTGLRVTVQLNKNQNKEGRVYKGAVVAPHVPRTEGGLYWGYSVRLASCLSAVFTECPYKGGYDLTIGTSEKGNNADHVTLSPFKHMLVVFGGLQGLEASVDADENLNITEPSVLFDLYLNTCPGQGSRTIRTEEAILISLSGLRQKIAAVFPDLSKG